From the Deinococcus taeanensis genome, the window TCAGCTCAGGCGCAGGGACTGGCTCGGCGCGAAATGCTGCTGGGGGCCGCAACCGCTGGGTGAACCGGTTACGTCGGCGAAAAGTCGCCCGGGAAGAGTGATACTCCTTGCTCACGTTGTTGCGGTTGACACCCATAACTTCCTCACTTCATTGGGGGAATGCTTGACGTTGTATGAAAAGAGAGTAACTCCTTCTCACGTCAACAGATGACGCACGTGCGGCGCCCGCTCCATGACGCCAATTGTCAGGATCGTGTGACAGGTGTCGTGATATTGGCCGGCATTACGAGGAATCTTGAAAAGAGCAGGTAAGCGGACGGCGCGATCGGGCACTCACCGAGATGCTCACGGACGTCAATGTCTGACACGAAAGAAAGCAAACGGGAAAAGCAATCCAAGCGAATGCCCCCGCTCTCATCAACAGCACAAGGCCGCGCAACTCACAATCGTTCCAGAGGGCCCTCTTGATGACGACAGAAGTGCGAACCAGCTGTGGTCCGATGTCCGGTGCCGTGGGGTGCACTTTTGAATTGACTCAGAGCCTCGATCTGCCTCGGCTTACGGCGCACTCAATAGACGGCTGGGCGCTGCGCTGCGGCTGGTTACCCGTGCACGGCGTTTCAGGAAAGCTGGAACGCCAGGTGCCGCCACGGCGAAGTTGAGCCCGCGTTGCCGGTGGGGCGGCGTGGTCTTCCTGGTGGTCTCACTGGTCATTCATTCGGGCGGAGTCAGGGATTCAGGCGGGGAAGGTCGCCTGGGCTGGCCTTGCCAGGTCGTTGGGAACGGCCTGGTCGGGCGCGGGGCCGTCAGCCTTCGGGCCGTACGGGTAGAGTCAGGGACACGACCCTTGAATGACGTGCTCAACGGTGCCGGGGCGTTTGGGATGTCCGATCCGCTGCTGGTGGCTGGGTTCGAGCGGAGTCAGGAACTCGCGGGGGAAATACCTTACTGCACGGCATTTGTCCGGTGCTGTGCAGCGCAGGCTTGGCGTGACTCAGCGACCCAACCCGCCTCGACTTACGCCGCTCTCAATAGAGACCCCTGCGTCTGAGCCAGGGCTGAGAAAATGGGTCCAAATCATCCCACCAAGCCCCCGTCGAGAAGGGCCACTCCATCATCAACCCTACCTTTTGAGCATTGTGGAACTGGCCCAACCTTTGCTGCCAGACGATGACTGGCACCCTCATCCATTTGATATTCGCAGTGACCACAGGGAAGCACTGGACTCCATCGAACACGTCGAAGCTCGTCTCCTCGAGCTTGGCTATGAAACTGCCGCATTCATTGAGCTATGGAACTGCGACTTCCCCTTCTAGCCGAATCCAGCAGTCAAAACAAAGCTTAAACCGTTGTTTACAAACGCGCTTTAGCCGATTCAAGGGTTGGGGCAACAGCGCCCTGCCCACCGTCGCGGGGGGCGCGACTCGAACAGCGGCGCCCATATCCAGACACAGACAGTCGTGGGAGCTAAAAATGTTGATCATCAGGTTAAGAAAATGGCTTTGCAGATGCGTTCTTTGCAACTCCGATTAAACGGTGAGGGTAGATTTGTGCTCAACCTAATTAGAGTGGGCATTATTTATTAATTGATGGAGATTGGCAATTAAATAGCGAAATTAATCTTTATGAGGTAAGTTTTAAAGAAATTGCTGAGATAGCCGAATTAGACTTACTTTCAGCAAGCCTCAAAGAGGAATAAGAAGAGGCGATTCGGCTTCAACTCTTTCACTGAGTGATTTTTCTGATCGTAGTTTGAGCTGGATGTCCGTCAAGGCTCTTAAATACATATTGATATTGTGTACGGCTCGCCCCATATTGGCTTCATTGCCTCCGTTATAGGGGCGACCTGATTCTTCGCCTTTGGGCTTGCCCCCTTGTGCGCGGGTGTCCCAGTCTTCTTTCCGCATGGCTTCACAGGCGGGGCAGTTGCAAGGCGGCAGTTCATCACTCCACGGGGCGTTATCAATGATTCGGTGCTTGATAATCAAATTTTCCGTATGTGGAGCGTATTGCATGTATTCACCACCAGCGAAGGCTTTCATGTACATGCTAGAGCCGTCAAAGGAATCTACATCTAATTGCGTGAGTTTCGCGGCCCACGGGATACTCGATACGCCAAGGACGTGAATGTACAGTTCTGGCACTTGTTCGCGGTATTTCAGGGCGTCCTCAACGCACTTGTGAACAAATTTTGGGTCACGCCCGGATTTAATAGCAAGACTGCCTAATGCTATGTGCGTGTAGCCCATGTCCAGGTAGCGTTCCATCATCATGTGGCGTTGCTCGAATCTCCCGTGCGTGACTGCCATTAGCCTGTGCCCCTGCGCCAGTGGCATCATTTCTCGGGCGAAGCGCAGGCTCACGTCTATTTTTTCTTGCTGTCGCTCGGGACTGTCGGTGTCCATAATCAGCATGTCGGGCGACACGATAATGTCCGTGCCCATGCGCGCGCCCGTAGCGTCAAAGAGGCGCATGGTGCTTTCGGGGGTCAGCGGACCATCCTTTTTCTTAAGGATAGGCTGCGGCTCAGCCTTGTAGCTCCACGCACCACAGTCATAAATGTTGCCCTCCTCCGTCTCGGGGAGGGGGTCACTGCCAGGATTGTGGTAGGCAAGACTGGTGAGATACCCGCGCGGACCTTCGGGAGTGCCATACCCTTCGATGTACTTCCAAATGCGATCCATGCGCGGGGCGGGCAGAGGTCGGCCCTGCTCATCCCTAGTGATTTTGAGCTTGTCTCGGTTGTTAATCACGACCGTGAAACGCGTGCGGGGTTTGGCGCTCAGCGTGTGATGCGGGTGGGGATAGAATTCCTCGGCGCTGAGGTTGCCGGGGTTGAAACCCAAGCCGGTTCTGTGAATGCCTTCCACGTACTTGGGAGACACGAACAGGATCGGTGAGGGAGTGGGAATCGGGGCCTCTAGCAGCGGCAGAGCATGACGATTCACTTGCCATTCCTCTAAGGCATCGATTGCTAACTGGGGCTCTTCGTGCCAATCACGCAAAGTCTCAGGGTTCTCGGCAACCATGCGTGCCAGTTGGTGAAACAGGAAGCCCTTCAATCCCACCAATCCGTATCCGAAGCGCTTGGCATCTTTATTTCCCAGGGTCATCACGGCCCGCTTCGCCGCATGCTGGGGCAGGGTCTTCGCGCTTCCACCACTGGCCAAGAAGATGAAGCTCTGATCGGGCCGACTCTCCAGGGGGAGTTCCGCAGCCTTTAAATACCCTTCCCCGAGCAGGAAAATCACGATGTCGTAGTCTTTCACTGCCTCATTCAGGTCGGCGTGAATGCCCAGTTCCCGGCTCCATTTGGTGATTTCCTTGCTGCTCAGGTCATTAAAGGTCGTCTCGTAAGGCGCGATGAACGTGTTGTCATCAATGAGCCCGTATCCGGCGCTGATGATCTTCAGGTCACTGGTGACCACGCTCTTGCGCTGGTTGAGAAGATCCATCCCCTGGACGACGAGCATGTGCTGCTGGCCTGTGTACATGCGCTTGGCTGAGGTCATGAACTCTTTCAGCTCTGCCTCTCGCTCCCGGACGTGCCCGTGCCCCTGCTGGAAATCAGCGAGGGTGATCTGCTGGGCAGGTTTGTGGAGTTTCGCTCCGGTGCAGGAGCTGACGACGAGCAGGCTGGGGAGTTTTTTCGACATGAATAGGTGACCTCGGGGTGCCGGAACCGGCAGGACTGCCCAGTCTACTGGGCGGACGAGAAAGGCGGATAAGAAGGCCGAAAGGCGCGTCTGGCGCCGCAATGTCGTCCCGGTCCAGGGTAAGGGCGGAGTACGTCGCCGCTCTGACAAGCCGCCGCATCACCTAGGGCGCTGCCCTCAAGTACGCTGCGGACTTCGGGCTTGAAGCCGTTCAGAAGGCCGTTCAGCGCTTCGATGAACTGGTGGCGTCCGGATACAAGGCCGAGAGCGCCAGCGGCCCGCTGGTGGACATCCTGCGTGACGCACAGAAAGACCAGGTGATGGGTGTGCTCCCCGCGTCATCCCCACCGACGTTGGCGGCGAAGCGGGCAAAGGTCACCAAGGTGCCCAAAAGCGAAAGCCCCTCAGAGGATCCGCCTGCGGAGCGCAGCCTGCACACGGCCCGGTTCATTCTCAAGAAGCTGGCCCTTCCCGAAGGGCACCAAGGATCAGGCGGCGGAACTGTACTTGCAGGGCCGTGTCAACGTGGCCGAATTGGCGGCCTTCGATGGGGACGACAAGGCACCGGAAACAGTCATGGCATGGAGTCTGAGGAATTCACCTTCAGGCCTGCCTGGGCAGAAAGGGCCGGACCGGGGAGACCCCGTCCGGGGCGCGGTGCGGCTCCGCCGTCAGGGGCTGCCCGATTCAGGTGCTTGTGGACTCCGCTCGACTGAGGAGGTCTTGGAGGGGGAGATCCAGGGCAGTTGCCAACCGGTAGACCGTGATGAGTTGGACGTCGGAGCCGGCCTTCTCGATTTTGCTGATGTGGCTGCGGTTCAACCCGGCGAGGTCGGCGAGGGCTTCCTGGCTGAGGCCCTTGGTGGTTCGGGCGGTGTGTACGTTGTCCCCGAGGCGTTTGAGCAGGGCTTGCTCATCGCTGCTGTAGAGGCGGGGCTGACGGGCCATGGCGTCTAGAGTGACGTTTTGACACCGACCGGTCCACCTATTATAATATGCATATTGTAATAGACATCGATTGCTGAGTTCCCTCCCTTTACCACTACCGTGGTTGAATAAGTCGCGATCCCCGCCGTCTAGAAATCGAGGTCAAGATGCTGTTTTACACGGCTGAGTCCCCCAATGATTTCCCCGTCTCGGAGCTGGATCCAGACGCGCACATCCTGCTCTCCCCGACCAGTTTCCACCCACGTCACGAGTACCGCTTCCACCACCCGAACTCCGTGCTGATCGACAGTGGTGCCTACGTGCACGGCGCGGCCCTGACCCCGAGAGGGCGCTTCCGAACACTGGTGGAACAGATCCGCATCGCCGAACAGTTCCCTGACGCTCAGGTCACGCTGACGCACTGTGACGTTCTGGCGCGCGACACCCTCGACCCCCGCAGCGTGATCGACGAGACGCTGCGGAATGCGGAGTGGTTCATGGCGCAGCGCGACCTCCAGCCCCACTGGAAGCGAATGCTCGTCGCCCAGGCCCGCGATCCGGACGAGTACTACCTCGTGGTAAGTGAACTGCGCGCCCTCGCTCCGGACCTCATCGCCCTGGGTGGGCTCACCCGGTTTGTGCGGCAGGACCGGAAGTTCATCCCCGTGATGATCGAAGCGGCCAGTGAGGGTGCCGGTGACCTGCCCCTGCACGCCCTGGGGATCACGGCAGCGCACGTCCTCCAACACCTCAAGGGGCTGGGGATCGCGCAGTGTGACTCTGCTACGGCCGTGTGGGCGGCCGTCTACGGCAACCTGGTGTACTCCAGACCGTACCGGCGCTACCGCCTGGCCAGCCGGCACTCGAACCAGCCGGAAGCCCGCCAGGAGACGAGCTTCGCAAAAACGATCAACCAGCCTCTGGCGTGTGAATGCCCAGTCTGCCGCACCGACGCGCAGATCCTCACGGGCGCGTCCGTGCGGGCCAAATACGCCCGGTTCATCCACAACTACTACCACCTGAAAATCGAAGTCCAGGGAGGCGGTCCATGGCAGGAAGCGTACTCATCAGCCGAATACCAGTCCGTTTTAACGACCTATCTCTCGTCTCGGACGTCTTGCGCGGACACGGCCCCATGCGATTCCGGGAGCTGAGCGGCGTCCTGACCCCCAACTGGGCGTACTACCTCACCTCGTCTGGCGCCCTGCTCAAAGAAACCGTGAGTTTCGGCGTGAGCCTGGGACTGTTCACCAGCACTGCGGACCGGTCCTGGGACGACCGGGTGATTGGACTCGAACCCTACCACCCGTCCCTGGCCCTGCATTCCCTGCAACTCCTGGGCAAGCAGGAGGACCCGGTGCAGCGGGCCTTCCGTGGGGTGCATGACCTGCTGGTGGAGCAGGGGGTCTTCTACACCTCGGTCAGTGACGTGTTGGAGCGCATGGAAGTCAGCCCCCTGCGGGAGCTCTTCAAGTGGAACATCACCAAGGTCGCCTTTTGGGCGCACTTCATGCATGACCTGGGGTTGGTGGTGCGCCTTCCCCCTGAGCGGCTCATCCTCAGCCCCGCTAGCCCGCTGCTGCGCGCACAGTTCAGTGAAGACGGGCCGACCTCCGGTTCCCTGAGAAGCCTGCTGGAAGCCTGGCACCACGACTCGTTCGCCGTCTTCACCCGGCTGGGGGAAGTGCATGAGGGACTGGCCCGGGCCCTGCTGCGCCTGGAGAGCCTGGGGGAACTTCAGTTGTCCTACGCCAGTGACAGCGCCGGATCCCTGCTGCTCTGCGGGCGCCGGGTGAGTCACTTTGCCTGGCTGGGGCAACCTGCCGGTGACCTGCGACAAGGAGCTGCCCATGTGGACCCCCTTTAACCCCCGCGAGGTGGAGCGCGTCTTCACGACGGAATCCCGCCAGAAAGACGAGCGGCTCTTCACGCTGACGCACACTCCTATCAAACGCGTCCTGGTAACCCACAACCGCGTCGGGCTGGACAGCGACCAGTTCATCGGCGAGCAGCACCTGCTGGAACTGCTGCACACCTCCGCTCCTGGGGACGCAAACCGGGTGTGGTTCGTGGTGGGGGAAACTGGGAGCGGCAAGTCGGAGCTCTGCCAGTGGCTGGAGTACCGCCTGCGGGACACGCACGTGCCGATCCACATCTCCCGGCGACAGGCGAACCTCACCGGCATCCTCGACGTTCTGAACGCTCACCTTCCGCCTCACGCCACCTTCGTCAATGCCGGGTTGCCCCCGGCCATGCTCACCGAGCACCTGCGGATGTTTCTGCAGTTGCGCGCCCACCGTGAGGGCCGGTACCAGAGTTACGTGCGGGACCTACTCCCCTGGTGCCCCACCCTGGTCGAGCGGCTCTACACCGCCTCTGGCGCCCCTCAGGAGCTCCTCCAGGGGCTTCCGGCGCCCCCAGCGGACCTTCCCCTCACCACCTGGCTGTACGGAGCGGTCCGTGAGGTTCTGGGCGTTCAGTCCCTGGAAAGCACCCTGGGAGTGGTGGTGGAGTCATACCGGGCTCAGGGGCGCCGCCCCGTGCTGCTGCTGGAGGACATCACGACCCTGGGGTTCCTGCGCGACGACCTGATGGACTTCATTTTTGACCTCTCTGCCCCAGGGTTCGACACGGTGATCGGCCTGACCAGTGGATTCGAACACTCCCACCTGGGGGGCGGGGACCTCAACGAGATGGCCTACGTGCGCGACCGCCTGAGTGCCCGGTTTCAGCTGTCCCATCAGAGTGGCGAAACGTTTTTCCTCAACCAGGCGCAGGACCTGCACGAGATGGTGCGCCGGTACCTGGCCTGCCTGCCCGCCCCACCTCACCTGAACGGGGCAGCAGAAGGGTTCGCGGGGCTCTACCCCTTCTCGCCAGTGATGCTCGACCGCCTGTACCTGCACCTGGTGGAAAGCGGCAACGCCCGCCAGACGCCACGCAACCTGCTGGACGCCGTGATTCGCCCGTGCCTGGTCATGGAGCGCCCCCCCCACGAGACCCTCTTTCGCCCGCACCCCTACCTGCGCCCGCCTGCGCTCACCTTCTACCACCAGCACCTCAGCGC encodes:
- a CDS encoding DUF6884 domain-containing protein, producing MSKKLPSLLVVSSCTGAKLHKPAQQITLADFQQGHGHVREREAELKEFMTSAKRMYTGQQHMLVVQGMDLLNQRKSVVTSDLKIISAGYGLIDDNTFIAPYETTFNDLSSKEITKWSRELGIHADLNEAVKDYDIVIFLLGEGYLKAAELPLESRPDQSFIFLASGGSAKTLPQHAAKRAVMTLGNKDAKRFGYGLVGLKGFLFHQLARMVAENPETLRDWHEEPQLAIDALEEWQVNRHALPLLEAPIPTPSPILFVSPKYVEGIHRTGLGFNPGNLSAEEFYPHPHHTLSAKPRTRFTVVINNRDKLKITRDEQGRPLPAPRMDRIWKYIEGYGTPEGPRGYLTSLAYHNPGSDPLPETEEGNIYDCGAWSYKAEPQPILKKKDGPLTPESTMRLFDATGARMGTDIIVSPDMLIMDTDSPERQQEKIDVSLRFAREMMPLAQGHRLMAVTHGRFEQRHMMMERYLDMGYTHIALGSLAIKSGRDPKFVHKCVEDALKYREQVPELYIHVLGVSSIPWAAKLTQLDVDSFDGSSMYMKAFAGGEYMQYAPHTENLIIKHRIIDNAPWSDELPPCNCPACEAMRKEDWDTRAQGGKPKGEESGRPYNGGNEANMGRAVHNINMYLRALTDIQLKLRSEKSLSERVEAESPLLIPL
- a CDS encoding helix-turn-helix domain-containing protein, coding for MARQPRLYSSDEQALLKRLGDNVHTARTTKGLSQEALADLAGLNRSHISKIEKAGSDVQLITVYRLATALDLPLQDLLSRAESTST